The Herminiimonas arsenitoxidans sequence TGCCGGCACGCAACGCGGTTACGGCAATGTGGTCGTGATCAAGCACTGGTCGAAATATTCCACCGCTTATGCCCACATGAGCCGCTTTGCCACCAACCTGCGTAAAGGCACGAAAGTCAGCCAAGGCCAGGTGATTGGTTACGTCGGCATGACTGGCTGGTCGACCGGACCACATTTGCATTACGAGTTCCGCGTGAACAACGAAGCACGTGACCCTCTGTCGGTTGATATTCCAAATGCACAACCTTTGGCTGCCGCACAGATGCAAAAATTCCGCGCTGTTGCTGCCGACATGTCGCATCGCTTTGCCTTGCTGACACCGGAAAACAGCAATTCCCGATTGGCATTAAAGTAATCTGAATCATTCGGGTCCGCTAATCATTCGCTGACTTGGTAGCAAAAAACCGTTTGTCTAGCGTAGAGTGACTTAAAATCATCTCTACTCTGACAAACGGTTTTTTTTATGCCTACGCCCAATTCAAACGCATCCCTTTTCATCGGCTTGATGTCCGGCACCAGTCTCGACGGTGTCGATGGCATCTTGGCGTCGTTTTCCGATGATGGTGTATTAAGTCAAACCTTGGCAGCCGCCTATGTGCCCTTCCCCGATGCATTGCGTGCCGATTTGATGGCGCTGCAAACTGCAGGAGCCGATGAAATTCATCGTGAAGCAGTCGCAGCCAATGCGCTGGTTAAATATTATGCAGAGTGTGTTGCCGCTCTTTTGCAAGAAGCGCATATAGCCGCTGAGCGCGTCACGGCCATAGGCGTACACGGACAAACCATACGTCATAGACCTGAATTCGGTTACACACGACAAATCAATAATCCAGCCTTGCTGGCAGAGCTGACAGGCATCGACATCATCGCCGATTTGCGCAGCCGCGACATTGCCGCCGGTGGTCAGGGTGCGCCCTTGGTGCCAGCCTTCCATCGCGCACTGTTCAGCGCAGCCAATGAAAACCGCGTCGTCGTGAATATCGGCGGCATCGCCAATATCAGCGTGTTGCCATCGGATAGCAATACACCTGTAATCGGCTTTGATACCGGTCCTGGCAATGTGTTGATGGATGCATGGATCGCGCAACATAACGGGCAGGCATACGACGCTGATGGCGCATGGGCGAAGACTGGCAAGGTAAATGCTGAGCTACTGAAAGAATTGCGCGATGAACCCTTCTT is a genomic window containing:
- a CDS encoding anhydro-N-acetylmuramic acid kinase, which produces MPTPNSNASLFIGLMSGTSLDGVDGILASFSDDGVLSQTLAAAYVPFPDALRADLMALQTAGADEIHREAVAANALVKYYAECVAALLQEAHIAAERVTAIGVHGQTIRHRPEFGYTRQINNPALLAELTGIDIIADLRSRDIAAGGQGAPLVPAFHRALFSAANENRVVVNIGGIANISVLPSDSNTPVIGFDTGPGNVLMDAWIAQHNGQAYDADGAWAKTGKVNAELLKELRDEPFFAVPPPKSTGRDLFHPAWLAQKLENFPGLASADVQATLAIFTATTLSDAIVRHAPQTQAVYVCGGGAYNSYLLTLIHYALKLHNPTIRVESTEALGVAPNQVEALAFAWLAQRFHVREPGNLPSVTGARGLRILGALYPA